Genomic segment of Scyliorhinus torazame isolate Kashiwa2021f chromosome 7, sScyTor2.1, whole genome shotgun sequence:
TCTGCCAGTTTTACTCGGAGTtattctgaaagagttagaggaaaaaatatcacttctaactccagagtaactatttaaaaaccCAGACCCAGCCTTGCACGGGACCTCCCCCTCAAAACCACACTCCTCCACTCCGACTGGTCACTCCAGTCCAATCCCCCCCTACCCTCCTCTCTGATCCCCCCTCCACTCCAAACCCCACGTGCTCCAAACCTCCCTCCACCTTGCTCTGATCACCCCTTCCCTCTGCAACGATCGCCCCTCCCTTCCGCTCTGATTCCCCCTTCCGCTCCAATCCTACCTCCCCTCCAATCGGATGCCCCCTCCCCTCCgatcccacttcccctctgctctcaaccctccaacctcccctcccctccacctccaccctgccTCCTCACATCCGTTTGGCTATGTGATAATCCTAGAACTAGTTACAATCTACCTGGCTATTTACCTCATCAGGTCACCTCCCCTCTATCTAGATGGAAAAACCTTTCATCTCGATCACCTCCATGCCAAAAATAAACTGATCATTGTCAATATACATGACCTACAGTCTGCAGACAACTGCAGCAGATTTGTAAGTCACTCTTCATCTCTTTAATTCTGCATAGCAGAAACTCGGCTAtccttgaatgttgccaaaacaaaactccTATATCGACCCAGACCTGCTCAGTCAAATATTCCACTTCCCGTATATGTTGAAGAGACAACtttgacattctccccgtgtctgcgtgggtctcacccccacaacccaaaaagacgtgcagggtaggtgctttggcaacgctaaaattgccccttaattgggaaaaaaaataagaattggatatgctaagtttattttattttttttaatttagtaaaGGAAGAGACAATTTTGGAATATGTTGAGCACTTGCCATGCCTTGGCATCCACCTCTCTCAAAAGGCGGCTATTCACGAGGAGATCCAACACTGGATCAACTACACTAATTCAATCTTCTGCAAACTACGGCAGTAAatgtttgacaacaaagacctccTCAAATCAACAAAAGTCTTGGTGTACAGAGCAAGTGTTGTCATCAAGGTCCTACACTGCAGTTAGACCTGGACTAGGTGAAAATTGACTCAGTGAAATTCTAGACCATTGGAGAAATTCCATTACCAATGCCTCTACCCCATCCTCCCTATTTAACGGAAGGACCACTGAACAAACACTAGTGTCCTTCTTGAAGCCACCTCCACAAACCTTCAGGAAAAGCCCTCCAATATCAGTTTTGAtggactggagattgtgtctgGATAGACAAAAATAATCTCTCTGCTGTGTCCTGTTCTCTCGACTATCAAATAGCCAAAATTCCAGAGGACAAAGAAATTGATTCAAAGACTCTCCTTAAGCATGGTAGCATTGACCCTAATAACTAGGAGGAGCTCATCATTCAAAATGGTGGCAACCTGGTCATCAAGCTTGAAAATGCTGCTGTAACAATTCAACATCAAAATGGCAAGTAGGTTTAGGACCAGAAACTAATGGATTTTTTTTTGGAGTGAGGTATGGTAAGGTGGGAAAAGGATTTGATTGATTTCATGGCCAAAAGCCGAGTGCTGTAATTGTCATGTCTTCAAGTCCTGTTCTCTTCCTTCATTGTTCACAACAATAGGCATTGCCTATTGTTAACTGATTACTCAATGTTCCAAATGCAATATTGTCCTTGGTAAAATTGTTCTTTCAATATTTTACTCTGTTGAATTTCTTTGTGCTTTAATTTTCTCATTCATAATATGGCCTAGCTGGATTTTAGATcctgtgtcagaggactggagtgtGCTTCAATGAGTTTCCTGTTTGTAAAAGAAGGTAGCAGCAAGCCAGGAAACTATAGCCTCATTTATCTTTCTTCTGGTATTGATGAATGACTAAAATTTGCTTGCCAAACTATTTCACCATGTCACCCCATTTTAGCATTTGAAAATTAATGTGACCCCGGATGTCTGGATACTAACATTCATTGTATAATTATTAAAGTCTGTCTATTACAGATCAACCTATATCCTATAAATATGAAAACTTTGTTTTTAGAGTACTTTGTAAAAATGTTAATATTTTACATACTTGTCTGTGTTTCAGCAAGGTTCTCTACAATCCCCTCCATGAAGCCCCTCTTGTCCCCCAacacatactgtaatcagcccttcctccctgccacccccccacccacattgtTCAGCCAGCTGGTGGCGGCTGGTGGGGAGGCACGTTAGCATTTGATAGCCTGAACCTCAGAAACATTATTGCTGCATTTAATAGATGTTGACTGACTTGctaagaatttccagcattttctgcttttactttTAGTTTCTGTAGTCACTGTGTTGTCATGCTATTGATGTATTGTGGCTCCCCAATTTAAATTCCATTAAATGCTGACACACTTCCTCCTCCTTGATTTAAAAAAAGTAGAAGCAAATTTCCCTAAAAAAAAAGATACGTTTGGTAACCCCCTAAAAACCCACCGAGCCCAAGAGAAACCAAAACTTTGGCCTCCTTTGCACATTACAGAGCCAGGCAAGTGAAAGACATTTTACTCAGAAAATAATGCTGGACAAGGCTTGGCAAACCTTTTTTGACTGAAACTGGAAGGCTCGGTCCCTGTTCTATGCACATTATcgtgccctgaatcggtcgggataggggccatttcgcgccgtcgtgaacctcgacgccattCACGCCGGCGCGCgagcactctgcctccatttcggagaatcccgccccccggtGTATAAGACTTTTGCCTTCCCCTATTTCTCCAGACATTAGAACATCCATTAAATATAATTCACTCTGTCACTCCCTGGACCCATGAGCAGCTGTTCAGTTTGTAAATATGCATGATTTCTTTGGGATATCAGTTTCAGAAATATTTGAGGAACCGGGATAGTTTATTTCACCTGAAACTCAAAATTTTAAGTTGCTTTCTGAAATTAAATGTGATCATTGCACATAATGTTTAGCCAAATCCATAACCAAAAACCTGTCACATTTAAGACACAGCCCCTTTCGAGCCCAGTGATATTGTTGAGCTTATATTTTACCCCTCACCCAGCAGTATTCGCAAAATATCACCAGCAagcgcttttaaaaaaaaaatcttcaatTTATTAAAAACACAACTGTCGTCAGTACAATCTGTCAAACATTCACACTCAATAGTTCCAGATGTTCAATCACCTTGAGAATCAATCAAAACATTAATTCCATTTGGTGAGTCTTCCGTACATATACAGGATAGATCCAATTAAACCTTATTTAACTTATCTCCCACTTGGAAACTAATTATTTTCATATTTTGCCTATAAGGAAATTTAGCAGCTGTGATAAAAATACACTTTGCTGCTAAGTTTACTTCTGATTTGAAATTGCATAATTTGAATTCAGTGAATAAAAGTAAACActgttttcatttttaaaataaatttagagtacccattctttttccaattaaggggcaatttagcgtagtcaatccacccagcctgcacatttttggggtgtgggggtgagacccacgcagacatggggagaatgtgcaaactccacacagacagtgacctgggaccaggatcgaccccaggtcctcggtgccgtgaggcagcagtgctaaccactgcgccgcccaaaCACCGTTTTCATTTAGTTGCTTAGTTCAAATTACTGGATAATTTAAAATTTTGTACAAAAAAACCTTTTCTATTACCCAAAGCAGACTGTAATGCAAACTGAATTTGATTTATATTGCAGTGGGCAAGATTTCcagtcccagctacagagactgtttCTAGCACAGTGTCTCAGCCCAGCACACAGTACCCATGTCTAATCCAGCAGTCAGTGCCTCGATTCAGCCACAGAGGGTTTTAGCCTGGCTCCAAACATTTGGAACTAATTGTAGAAGCAGCTTCATATGTATTGGCAGGGATGCTGGACAACATTAAAAATCCAGTATAGATAATCTACAGCATTACCCTGCAGATGATTGAATTATTTTATTATGAACTGGAAATCAACATTGTTTCACCCGGCCTGCCAACCTAGGACCAGTTAGCAGCTGGAATGTCTGCTTCACCATTGAATGCTAGAATCTGATTCGGCATCTGGTATCCATGGGTGATCAGACACCAATAAGTTATTTACTATTAGCCAGTGACTATTTAAAGTTTGTATATTATTTTCAGTAACATGACATGCACTCCGGATCCATAAATGTCACAGACTTATTCCCTCCAAGATACTCGATAGATTCTGAGGACTATCTACAATAAAGTGACTTGAGCTCAAGTGTCCTTTTGCCTTCCATTCTCTGGCTGCCAGCTGTCAATGATGTTATTGAATCTTATACATATTGCAGGGATAGTCTTATGCTTCATTTTTCTTTCCTGGTCCGCCATCCTGCTCCTGACAGGAGAGATGTTGAGCATTGGAGATTAAACAATGAGAGCAATAGGAATGTTCATCCCTCCAGTCCTTTCTTTCTTCACAAGATCTGTTCTCCTGGCATTTGGTATGATCCCTTGCAGTTGCTTCTGCGGTAGATGTAATACAGAACACTAAGAAGTGCTCCTACGGATGCCAATGCCCCAGTACACGCTGGTACTAGGATTCCTGAAGGATTCTCATCAGCGGGTATTACATATGGTGTTGTTTCTGCAGATAGACAGAATAAGTTTAGAAATACATTTCAGTAAAATAATGGCTCCAACCACCTCTTGCAACAATGTGCCATAAGTATATTTTACTTACTCAAAACGATTATTTTCACAAGTCCAGTCTGATTCCCAAATTCATTGATTACTTCAACCTTATAAAATCCAGCATCACTTTGAGTTATTTCAAGGATTGTAAAAGAATTATTAGTAGAACATAGAATGGCTTCACTGTTGTTCTCTAATTTCTTCCAGGTGAACTTGGCTGAGTGACTGCTGTGAACAGTGCAGCCAATGGTGACATTCTCACCTTCAGTGATCGACTTGGAAGGATGTGCCCAAAGAGTCAGAACTGTAGGGTTAGAAAAGAAAGATACATTTTAGTAACAATATGTGTGATAGTTTTTATTGTCCCAAGAAAATAGGATTGGGTGTGatacattcatttttttaaattaataaatttaattaataaatttagagtatccaatttatttttccaattaaggggcaatttagtgagtccaatccacctatcctgcacatcttttgggttgtgggggtgaaacccaggcaaacacggggagaatgtgcaaactccacacggacagtgacccagagccgggatcgaaccagggaccttggcgctgtgaggtagcagtgctaaccactgtgccaccatgctgcccttaggttGTGATACAATCAGAATTATTCTTACAAACCTTGAACAATGAGTTCTGCACTCCGGATCTCCCTTACCACGTCATTTAATTAGCCAATTAAGGCCTTTTGTTGCATCTGCTGTTATTTAACCAGTGGTTGGAGGGTCCTTCACCACGTCAGGAGGCTGTCAGGTGGGAAATAGAGTGGGAGGGCGTTCTTTTCAGGAATTCTTTGACCCAGGGAGGGACACCCAGTAACAACATTATCCTATGGCAAAGACGCCGCCTGTCACTTCATTGGTTGCCAAGATACTGCCCCTTTTCTGCACTGAAACAGGCTCATCCCCTCCCCGACTTTATGCTCCAGCGGTGTGACCTCTGCCACCACCATAAaatctaggggcgggattctcccgcagtcggcggggtgggccgtactggcgccaaagagtggcgtgaaccactctggcgttgggccgcccgcaaggtgcggaatcctccgcacgtccgggggctaggccggcactggagtgtttggcgccgtgccaactggcgccgaagggcctccgccagccggcgggagttggcacatgcgcagaaccgccggcgtgattcctgcgcatgcgcagggggtttcttctccgcgccggccatcgcggagggaaagagtgcccccacggcacagacccgcccaccggtcggtgggcccggatcgcaggccaggccactgtgcccccccccccccccccggggccagatcccccctcgcccccccggggACTCCGGAAGTCGCCTTCAAAGGcaggtcccgctggtatggacATTGTCTATTCCACGGCAgcaggactggctgaaaacgggaggCTGCTCGGCCCTTCGGGgcatggagaatcgctgggggggccgatgccaacggcccccgaccggcgcggcgcgatccccgcctaaAAACCggctccggagaattcggcagccggcgtcggagcgggattcacgccgccccctggcgattctccgacggcggggggggggggtcggagaatcccgccccaggtgttcttCAGTTAAAACCTTCAGTTAAAACCAGAGAAGGTCCTCAGAAACCAGCAATATTCAATTGCCACAGACTGTATGGGTTTGGAATATTCCATCCATTGTGTAAAGGGCACAAACAATATCACAGACTCTGCCCTGACTTTGACACAAAATATCAAACTCAAAATATCAATCTGAGGATCGGTGAAACTTGAAATAAGGGAGCACTCCTGTGATTGATGACTATATTCTTTCGGGAAATAGGGGAGACTTTACTTTGTACCTAGCTCAGGTTGTAACTAACTTGCCGATATGATGCCGATAGTGGATAATAACAATGTGAATGTGTTTTAATTAGCAGTGTTAACAGCCTCCATTTTGCTGAGCTGATCAATTATAAAAATATAATTGTTAGCAGGGATTCAATCCTTCCCGAGGAGGCTGCTCTCTCTGGATAAACCCAGTCTTACTTCACAGATTAGTGTTATTAGGGGCAGTTCATTCCTATAATGTGTTTCTCAATATTAAACTGTATAAAATACAATTCTAGTATTTCAGAGATAGTAAGGGTACAAACCTTGAACAGTCAGCTTCGCCGTTGCGTTGTCTGATCCCAGATCATTGATGGCCTCACATTCATACTGCCCGGCATCACCAAACTGAGCGGCACCAATTGTAAATGTTCCATTCTCCGAGCCCAGCTGTACCTGTCCACTTTCGGACTTCTTCCTCAGTACAATCCGAGCAGATGGGTTTGAGTGGCTGGTGCAGGTAACACTAACACGGTCTCCTTCCTTCACAACAGGGGGTGTGACAGAGAGCCTGGTGTTTCTGGGGGCACCTTTAAAGAAAAAGGATATTTCCCATTATCAATCTGACACTCCAGTTAGACCTGGCAATACCCAGCGATACCAAACAGCTGGGGATGCTTGGTTTGGCTCACATATTGTGGTTTTAGGTTACCGGCGGAGTGACTTCAGTTAAAACCAGTGAAGGTCCTCAGAGACCAGCAATATACAAGTGCATTCCTGACTCATTCCTGCCACAGCCTGAATGAGTTTGGAATATTCCATCCATTGTGTAAAGGCCATAAACAATATCACAGACTCTGCCCTGACTTTGACACAAAAGCTCAAACTCAGACCCTGAAGATCAGTGAAACTTGAAACAAGGGAGCTCTCCTGTGATTGATGATCAGTGGATTCCTCAAGGAAACAGGGTGACTTTACTTTGTACCTAGCCCAGGTTGTTGTgggtggcacagttagcactgttgcttcacagctccagggtcccaggttagattcccggcttgggccactgtctatgcggagtctgcatgttctcctagtgtctgcgtgggtttcctctgggtgctccggtttcctcccacaagtcctgaaagacgtgcttcttaggtgatttggacattttcttaaatttagaatgcccaattaattttttttccaattaagggacaatttagcgtggccaatcctcctacgctgcacacctttgggttgtgggagtgaggagatcgtgcaaactccgcacggacacggACCCGGGACCAGGTTCGAACCCAGACCTTCAAAGCCATGGATgactggtcattctgaattctcgctccgtgTCCATGAACAGGCGCTggcgtgtggcgactcggggattttcacagtaacttcattgcagtgttaatgtaagcctacttgtgacaataataaagatcaataTTAACTAACTTGCTGATGTGATACTGATAGTGGATAATAACAATGTGAATGTGTTCTAATTGGCAGTGTTAACAGCCTCCATTTTGTTGAGCTGATCAATTATTAAAATTTAATTGTTAGCAGGGATTCAATCTTTCCCATGGAGGCTGCTCTCCCCGAATAAACCCAGTCTTACTTTGCAGATTAGTGTTATTAGGGGCAGTTAGTTCTTATGATGTGTTTCTCAATCTTAAACCGTATAAAATACAATTCCAGTATTTCAGAGATAGTATGGGTACAAACCTTGAACAGTCAGCTTCGCCGTTGCGTTGTCTGATCCCAGATCATTGATGGCCTCACATTCATACTGCCCGGCATCACCAAACTGAGCGGCACCAATTGTAAATGTTCCATTCTCCGAGCCCAGCTGTACCTGTCCACTTTCGGACTTCTTCCTCAGTACAATCCGAGCAGATGGGTTTGAGTGGCTGGTGCAGGTAACACTAACGCGGTCTCCTTCCTTCACAAcagggggagtgacagagagactggTGTCTCTGGGGGCACCTGTAAAGAAAGAAGATATTTCCCATTATTTTCACATCTGGAGAGATTTGGTTGAAATCATTATTAATCGAGCGCTTGATATATTCAGAAATACCCAGCAATACCACATCTGTGGATGGTGGGTTTGACTTAAATGCCACATACCGTGGTTTTATGGGATGGATTTGTCAAGACCTTGGAGGATGGACTGGGAGGCCAGAAGGTTAGTAAACTGGCACAGAAGGATGGTTGCTGGCATACCCCTTATGTTTTTGCCCAATGCCACCTGCCCAGAGACAAATTAAGCCATTTAGTTGGCCAATTAAGGCTTCTCCTCACCTCGCTGGTATTTAACCAGTGGTTGGTGGGTCCTCCGCCTCATCAGGAGGCTGTCAGGTGGGAAATAGAGTGGGAGGGCCTCCTTATCAGGAATTCTTTGATCCAGGGAGAGACACCCAGTAACAACAGCATCCTATGGCATGGATGCCGCCTGGCACTTCATTGGTTGCCAAGGTACTGCCCCGGGTTCTGCAGAGCACTGTAACAGGTTCATCCCCTCCCCTACTTTATGCTCCAGCTGTGTGACCTCTGCTACCACCATAAAATCCAGGTGTTCCTGAACATGTGCCTTTCGTTAAAACCAGAGAAGGTCCTCTGAGACCAGCAATATACAATTGTATTCCTGTCTCATTTCTGCGAGAGCCTGGATGGGTTTGGAATATTCCATCCATTGTGTAAAGGGCACAAACAATATCACAGACTCTACCCTGACTTTGACACAAAATATCAAACTCAAAATATCAATCTGAGGATCGGTGAAACTTGAAATAAGGGAGCACTCCTGTGATTGATGATCATATTCTTTGGGGAAATAGGGGAGACTTTACTTTGTACCTACCCCAAGTTGTAACTAACTTGCCGATATGATGCCGATAGTGGATAATAACAATGTGAATGTGTTCTAATTGGCAGTGTTAACAGCCTCCATTTTGTTGAGCTGATCAATTATAAAAATATAATTGTTAGCTGGGATTCAATCCTTCCCGAGGAGGCTGCTCTCCCCCGATAAACCCAGTCTTACTTCACAGATTAGTGTTATTAGGGGCAGTTCATTCCTATAATGTGTTTCTCAATATTAAACTGTATAAAATACAATTCCAGTATTTCAGAGATAGTAAGGGTACAAACCTTGAACAGTCAGCTTCGCCGTTGCGTTGTCTGATCCCAGATCATTGATGGCCTCACATTCATACTGCCCGGCATCACCAAACTGAGCGGCACCAATTGTAAATGTTCCATTCTCCGAGCCCAGCTGTACCTGTCCACTTTCGGACTTCTTCCTCAGTACAATCCGAGCAGATGGGTTTGAGTGGCTGGTGCAGGTAACACTAACACGGTCTCCTTCCTTCACAACAGGGGGTGTGACAGAGAGCCTGGTGTTTCTGGGGGCACCTGTAAAGACAGGCCATGAAGAGGAATGAGTGAATAACAAGAGGCTGTTTCAAGTCAACATCATCGAATCGACCTGGAGCGAGATCCACTTACCCAGAACGTGAATCTTcagctctctgctctctctccccagcTCATTGCTGACTTCACAGCGGTAGGTCCCTGCATCTCCAATCTGAGCTGTTGGCAGGTGAAGAGTTGTTTTCCCCTTGGCAATCACTGACCAGCCTTGGGCTGACTCTTTGCTCCACACAATGCTGGCAGGGGGGTTGCTGTTGGTAACACAGCTCAGTAGGATGTCCTGGCCCTCTCTCTCAGTGTGGGATGGTGTTACAGAAATGTTGGTCATTCTGGGAGCATCTACAAAAGGAGGGAGGGTGAGAAATAACTTAGTCAGTACAATGCGAGCGAGTTGTAAATGTTTAGTGAGAGCCCGATGAATACCGAGGGCGAACTCAAATCTCTAAGTCGATACTTACACAGAACCTGTAAAGTTAACTTGCTCTCCAAAGTCTTGCTTGGTATTTCTTCACTGAGTAAGCGGGCACGGCAGCTGACCTCTTTCCCGGAGTCCCCAAGTTCAGGCACCAGTTCACTGGTGATGGTCACCGGCATTTGGAAAAACTCTTGCTTATTTAAAAGGGTGTCTCCTTTCAGCAATTCTACCTCGACCCCAACCTGATAAACATCAGGAACGGTGCAGTTCAAGGTGTTGTTCTTGCCCAGTTCCAGTACGTTGACCATCTCCAGGACCAGCTCATCTGGAAAAGCTGCagtcagagaatcaaacagagaGTGTTCAGTGATTGCACCCTCTCCTGACCATTAACCTATTAATTCCAGATCCACCAGAGGTGCTGGTAATCCAGTCACTCACCAATAGACTCAGAAAACATTCCTCAAACCGCTGGTAAGTGACACTAACACTTCTGAAGTGACAGTTACTTCTGAAAGGGTTAGAAATATTTTGCATTTTCTATGATTTTAATTTGTTTCTAATCATTTTAAAATAAATCACCCAGAATGTGTACTAAACATTTAAAAAAGTCAGTGATGAGTTAATACTCACAATAAACGCTCACCTCCTGGGAGCTCTGCAGATTCTGGTTGTCGCATGTTGCAGAACAGATGTATAATTCCTCATTGTGTAAGGTCACCGGGGAGAAGGTGAGGGTCGACACTGCGCCCTGATCGCTGACCTCTCCCCCACGAGGCTTGTCCGTTGCGATTCTCCAGCTAAAGCGAGGAGATGTGGAGCACCCAGTGCTTCTGCAGCTGAGCACCAACTCCCCTCCGATCCGGGCCCACCTCATCTCTGACTTTGGTTCCAGTTTTAAAT
This window contains:
- the LOC140426508 gene encoding vascular cell adhesion protein 1-like → MANGRSFMYLVLTLAILLTTGSTFNLKLEPKSEMRWARIGGELVLSCRSTGCSTSPRFSWRIATDKPRGGEVSDQGAVSTLTFSPVTLHNEELYICSATCDNQNLQSSQEVSVYSFPDELVLEMVNVLELGKNNTLNCTVPDVYQVGVEVELLKGDTLLNKQEFFQMPVTITSELVPELGDSGKEVSCRARLLSEEIPSKTLESKLTLQVLYAPRMTNISVTPSHTEREGQDILLSCVTNSNPPASIVWSKESAQGWSVIAKGKTTLHLPTAQIGDAGTYRCEVSNELGRESRELKIHVLGAPRNTRLSVTPPVVKEGDRVSVTCTSHSNPSARIVLRKKSESGQVQLGSENGTFTIGAAQFGDAGQYECEAINDLGSDNATAKLTVQGAPRDTSLSVTPPVVKEGDRVSVTCTSHSNPSARIVLRKKSESGQVQLGSENGTFTIGAAQFGDAGQYECEAINDLGSDNATAKLTVQGAPRNTRLSVTPPVVKEGDRVSVTCTSHSNPSARIVLRKKSESGQVQLGSENGTFTIGAAQFGDAGQYECEAINDLGSDNATAKLTVQVLTLWAHPSKSITEGENVTIGCTVHSSHSAKFTWKKLENNSEAILCSTNNSFTILEITQSDAGFYKVEVINEFGNQTGLVKIIVLKTTPYVIPADENPSGILVPACTGALASVGALLSVLYYIYRRSNCKGSYQMPGEQIL